From the Panthera leo isolate Ple1 chromosome C1, P.leo_Ple1_pat1.1, whole genome shotgun sequence genome, one window contains:
- the LOC122228822 gene encoding uncharacterized protein LOC122228822 isoform X1 has translation MLPWFPLPPLKAPGTESVFLDASPSPPCGWPGALNRHLVSHPMTQVPFAPLVPFYRQPLWAGNEMALGSRPSRTAAGRGGRGSILDALWTREKPWSRSPQKPLFQLWQPTSDHQPGAGATTTGAAIGATPGGGTPGSWWGGGSWVPDQGAGRREDVTRLGRRAMNGSRVIEPSCAGTVGTARLFLPVPLARHTYYSLAGSPFFKWNTWQELKMRNILDGPALRSPHSTPFLPQMLLVSYLVFILHIFFFPHGNLILLRWQSPQLKDRIPCPRLEPVLTKGTWTKVVEWEVHRLSFPPQFFLLPAQNEDLMAGAPVAILEHVVRLRVDGAPKWQSRKMEV, from the exons ATGCTCCCATGGTTTCCTCTGCCGCCTCTGAAAGCCCCCGGGACAGAGTCTGTGTTCCTAGATGCCTCGCCCTCCCCACCCTGCGGCTGGCCAGGCGCGCTGAACAGACACCTGGTCAGTCACCCAATGACGCAGGTTCCATTTGCTCCATTGGTCCCATTCTACAG ACAACCTCTCTGGGCAGGGAACGAGATGGCTCTGGGCTCACGCCCCTCCAGGACGGCGGCCggaagaggaggcagagggtcGATCCTGGACGCTCTCTGGACGAGAGAGAAACCGTGGTCCCGGAGCCCCCAGAAACCTCTATTCCAGCTTTGGCAACCCACATCCGATCACCAGCCAGGAGCGGGTGCCACCACGACGGGGGCGGCAATCGGGGCTACTCCTGGGGGAGGAACACCGGGCAGCTGGTGGGGTGGTGGGTCGTGGGTCCCAGATCAGGGCGCTGGTAGGAGGGAGGACGTGACCAGGCTGGGCAGACGGGCGATGAACGGGAGCAGGGTCATTGAACCGTCTTGCGCAGGAACAGTGGGCACGGCCCGTCTTTTCCTCCCTGTACCCCTGGCCCGGCACACCTACTACTCACTTG CTGGGAGCCCTTTCTTCAAATGGAATACTTGGCAGGAGCTAAAGATGAGGAACATACTTGATGGACCAGCTTTGAGGTCTCCGCACAGCACGCCCTTCCTTCCCCAG ATGCTGCTAGTTTCATACCTCGTATTTAttctccatatctttttttttcctcacggAAACCTGATTTTACTCAGATGGCAAAGTCCCCAACTCAAGGACCGCATCCCTTGCCCCCGTCTAGAGCCAGTATTGACCAAGGGGACCTGGACAAAAGTTGTTGAGTGGGAAGTGCATCGTCTCTCCTTTCCACCGCAATTCTTTCTGCTTCCTGCCCAGAATGAAGACTTGATGGCTGGAGCTCCAGTGGCTATTTTGGAACACGTGGTCCGCTTAAGGGTAGATGGTGCACCAaagtggcagagcagaaagatggaAGTCTGA
- the LOC122228822 gene encoding uncharacterized protein LOC122228822 isoform X3, which translates to MLPWFPLPPLKAPGTESVFLDASPSPPCGWPGALNRHLVSHPMTQVPFAPLVPFYRQPLWAGNEMALGSRPSRTAAGRGGRGSILDALWTREKPWSRSPQKPLFQLWQPTSDHQPGAGATTTGAAIGATPGGGTPGSWWGGGSWVPDQGAGRREDVTRLGRRAMNGSRVIEPSCAGTVGTARLFLPVPLARHTYYSLAGSPFFKWNTWQELKMRNILDGPALRSPHSTPFLPQGPWRAHLESASLVREGDAVEAGRMKT; encoded by the exons ATGCTCCCATGGTTTCCTCTGCCGCCTCTGAAAGCCCCCGGGACAGAGTCTGTGTTCCTAGATGCCTCGCCCTCCCCACCCTGCGGCTGGCCAGGCGCGCTGAACAGACACCTGGTCAGTCACCCAATGACGCAGGTTCCATTTGCTCCATTGGTCCCATTCTACAG ACAACCTCTCTGGGCAGGGAACGAGATGGCTCTGGGCTCACGCCCCTCCAGGACGGCGGCCggaagaggaggcagagggtcGATCCTGGACGCTCTCTGGACGAGAGAGAAACCGTGGTCCCGGAGCCCCCAGAAACCTCTATTCCAGCTTTGGCAACCCACATCCGATCACCAGCCAGGAGCGGGTGCCACCACGACGGGGGCGGCAATCGGGGCTACTCCTGGGGGAGGAACACCGGGCAGCTGGTGGGGTGGTGGGTCGTGGGTCCCAGATCAGGGCGCTGGTAGGAGGGAGGACGTGACCAGGCTGGGCAGACGGGCGATGAACGGGAGCAGGGTCATTGAACCGTCTTGCGCAGGAACAGTGGGCACGGCCCGTCTTTTCCTCCCTGTACCCCTGGCCCGGCACACCTACTACTCACTTG CTGGGAGCCCTTTCTTCAAATGGAATACTTGGCAGGAGCTAAAGATGAGGAACATACTTGATGGACCAGCTTTGAGGTCTCCGCACAGCACGCCCTTCCTTCCCCAG GGCCCTTGGAGGGCTCATCTGGAGTCAGCAAGTCTTGTGAGAGAAGGGGATGCAGTTGAAGCCGGCAG AATGAAGACTTGA
- the LOC122228822 gene encoding uncharacterized protein LOC122228822 isoform X2: MLPWFPLPPLKAPGTESVFLDASPSPPCGWPGALNRHLVSHPMTQVPFAPLVPFYRQPLWAGNEMALGSRPSRTAAGRGGRGSILDALWTREKPWSRSPQKPLFQLWQPTSDHQPGAGTVGTARLFLPVPLARHTYYSLAGSPFFKWNTWQELKMRNILDGPALRSPHSTPFLPQMLLVSYLVFILHIFFFPHGNLILLRWQSPQLKDRIPCPRLEPVLTKGTWTKVVEWEVHRLSFPPQFFLLPAQNEDLMAGAPVAILEHVVRLRVDGAPKWQSRKMEV; the protein is encoded by the exons ATGCTCCCATGGTTTCCTCTGCCGCCTCTGAAAGCCCCCGGGACAGAGTCTGTGTTCCTAGATGCCTCGCCCTCCCCACCCTGCGGCTGGCCAGGCGCGCTGAACAGACACCTGGTCAGTCACCCAATGACGCAGGTTCCATTTGCTCCATTGGTCCCATTCTACAG ACAACCTCTCTGGGCAGGGAACGAGATGGCTCTGGGCTCACGCCCCTCCAGGACGGCGGCCggaagaggaggcagagggtcGATCCTGGACGCTCTCTGGACGAGAGAGAAACCGTGGTCCCGGAGCCCCCAGAAACCTCTATTCCAGCTTTGGCAACCCACATCCGATCACCAGCCAGGAGCGG GAACAGTGGGCACGGCCCGTCTTTTCCTCCCTGTACCCCTGGCCCGGCACACCTACTACTCACTTG CTGGGAGCCCTTTCTTCAAATGGAATACTTGGCAGGAGCTAAAGATGAGGAACATACTTGATGGACCAGCTTTGAGGTCTCCGCACAGCACGCCCTTCCTTCCCCAG ATGCTGCTAGTTTCATACCTCGTATTTAttctccatatctttttttttcctcacggAAACCTGATTTTACTCAGATGGCAAAGTCCCCAACTCAAGGACCGCATCCCTTGCCCCCGTCTAGAGCCAGTATTGACCAAGGGGACCTGGACAAAAGTTGTTGAGTGGGAAGTGCATCGTCTCTCCTTTCCACCGCAATTCTTTCTGCTTCCTGCCCAGAATGAAGACTTGATGGCTGGAGCTCCAGTGGCTATTTTGGAACACGTGGTCCGCTTAAGGGTAGATGGTGCACCAaagtggcagagcagaaagatggaAGTCTGA